One stretch of Leishmania panamensis strain MHOM/PA/94/PSC-1 chromosome 29 sequence DNA includes these proteins:
- a CDS encoding hypothetical protein (TriTrypDB/GeneDB-style sysID: LpmP.29.0320), with protein MSVFDRSKEKQHRKSKEHSVGDGRHHHHHHTHDKKKSRKNTANADSSTSLITTLPGHRHCGIDVDEDDEDWEENRVAVERLCAQYPNNVCADCGETGTRWASVNHGVFVCIRCSGVHRSLGVHISKIKSTNMDRWSLAEVRLMKAIGNVAAKALYEAHLPAGARPSSSAGATADEVVKLFIERKYAQREFAMHNLKDVLERHYKDTGYSRSKTAFKSRAAVDGVVSLPAGESRAAAVSVDRAVMTGKRGDTMRAFYGDAAAEMQRGLSRRTKNAASQTQGPMPKLTYGTFGIVNVPPEEYEARWQRTVAVFTFVEAPPAAVAAPAEEAPRGDEEEKEIRTAVPTPLTDPTAALADRPQMDGVETTPATVSSPSFPV; from the coding sequence ATGTCAGTCTTTGATAGGTCGAAGGAAAAGCAGCACAGGAAGTCCAAGGAGCACTCAGTGGGAGACGgtcgtcaccaccaccaccatcacacacacgacaagaagaaaagtaGAAAGAACACCGCCAATGCAGATTCGTCGACTTCGCTGATAACGACCTTGCCTGGACACCGACACTGCGGTATCGATGtggatgaggacgacgaggactGGGAGGAGAACCGAGTCGCTGTGGAGCGGCTTTGTGCGCAGTACCCAAACAACGTCTGCGCCGACTGCGGCGAGACGGGTACTCGCTGGGCCTCAGTCAACCATGGCGTCTTCGTATGTATTCGCTGCTCCGGCGTGCATCGCTCCTTGGGAGTGCACATCTCAAAGATCAAGTCAACAAACATGGACCGGTGGTCCctggcggaggtgcgccTGATGAAGGCCATCGGCAACGTCGCGGCAAAGGCCCTCTACGAAGCACACCTCCCCGCTGGCGCGCGCCCCTctagcagcgccggcgctaCAGCGGATGAAGTTGTCAAGCTTTTCATCGAGCGTAAGTATGCGCAGCGCGAGTTTGCCATGCACAACCTCAAGGACGTGCTGGAAAGGCACTACAAGGACACCGGATACAGCAGATCAAAGACGGCGTTCAAGTCGAGAGCCGCGGTGGACGGCGTCGTCTCCTTGCCCgcgggagagagcagagctgctgccgtgtcGGTTGATCGGGCCGTCAtgacaggaaagagaggtgaCACCATGCGAGCCTTCTacggcgatgccgccgcggagatgcagagagggctgtcgaggaggacgaagaaTGCGGCCTCACAAACCCAAGGGCCGATGCCGAAGTTGACGTACGGGACGTTTGGCATAGTGAACGTGCCGCCGGAGGAGTACGaggcgcggtggcagcgcaccgTGGCAGTGTTCACCTTCGTAGAGGctccgccggcagcggtcgcagcgccggcagaggaggcgccgaGAGGAgatgaggaagaaaaggagatcCGTACTGCTGTTCCCACCCCTCTAACAgaccccaccgccgcccttgCTGATCGGCCTCAGATGGACGGAGTAGAGACGACTCCGGCGACAGTTTCGAGTCCCTCCTTTCCAGTGTAG
- a CDS encoding hypothetical protein (TriTrypDB/GeneDB-style sysID: LpmP.29.0300), which yields MDVAHEAFLLLSRVCDASLCCLCCSSFPPGDYSPVFLQAHPHVRMCTRAQTHRQAAHTIMEAPNYGRTGLLTSLLGGLPVTRPRLLVPGNPAATRPVKWYPSLLTIPQQLLDALRREDSDEGVDDGVSGTTTSLSSDPTLITYLRVATIAESIVQWWRRWAAAASPQGTTAVPAPKSPSREQLSALYTAILQWCRDDVVSGKTVPASAPALGSSSQSTFFIPTYKLLVMKDDKKVMEYANLTWRSVWLLGKEPEVNDVLLEHPSCSSQHASMEMRFVLADEAAFNAYVEERVNAMQSDAPELPSPRADVPLFAQSKQALRSLCSSMWAMLEETLTSAGGDASAVWTAELQLIDLESTNHTKLNGEVVSAMEATTVIESDVLEFGCSSRKYVVMRTS from the coding sequence ATGGATGTGGCCCACGAGGCCTTTCTTCTGCTTTCACGCGTGTGTGATGCATCACTGTGTTGTCTCTgctgttcttcttttcctccagGTGACTACTCTCCCGTGTTCCTACAAGCGCACCCACACGTGCGCATGTGTACTAGAGCGCAGACGCACAGGCAAGCAGCGCACACCATCATGGAGGCTCCTAATTACGGCCGCACAGGGCTGCTGACCTCCCTTCTTGGCGGTCTGCCAGTCACACGTCCCCGCTTACTGGTGCCGGGGAACCCGGCCGCGACCCGCCCGGTCAAGTGGTATCCATCTCTCCTCACCATCCCCCAGCAGTTGCTtgatgcgctgcgccgcgaaGACAGCGACGAGGGTGTGGATGATGGCGTGTCCGGGACGACGACCTCGCTTTCTTCTGATCCCACACTAATCACCTACTTGCGCGTTGCCACCATCGCCGAGAGCATtgtgcagtggtggcgccgttgggctgcagcagcgtcgccgcaaGGTACTACGGCAGTGCCTGCCCCTAAAAGCCCATCGCGCGAGCAGCTTTCTGCTCTCTATACAGCGATACTGCAGTGGTGTCGAGACGATGTTGTCAGCGGTAAAACGGTACCAGCTTCAGCGCCGGCGCTTGGCTCGTCGTCGCAGAGCACCTTCTTCATTCCCACCTACAAGCTGCTAGTGATGAAGGACGATAAAAAGGTGATGGAGTACGCCAACCTCACCTGGCGCTCCGTGTGGCTGCTTGGCAAGGAACCGGAGGTGAATGATGTGCTGCTCGAACACCCTTCCTGCTCTAGCCAGCACGCCTCAATGGAGATGCGGTTTGTCTTGGCGGACGAGGCCGCTTTCAACGCGTACGTAGAGGAGAGGGTGAACGCAATGCAGTCTGACGCACCGGAGCTGCCCTCGCCGCGAGCAGATGTGCCGCTGTTTGCCCAGAGCAAACAGGCTCTGCGATCCTTGTGCAGTAGCATGTGGGCGATGCTAGAGGAGACCCTGACTTCAGCCGGTGGAGACGCGTCTGCGGTGTGGACAGCTGAGTTGCAGCTGATTGATCTGGAGTCGACTAACCATACAAAGCTGAATGGCGAGGTGGTGTCAGCAATGGAGGCGACGACGGTGATTGAGTCAGATGTGCTGGAGTTTGGATGCTCATCGCGTAAGTATGTGGTGATGCGCACTTCGTAG
- a CDS encoding hypothetical protein (TriTrypDB/GeneDB-style sysID: LpmP.29.0340): protein MASAEDGINRNKLRQEAGRHVQHVTCGVAERETHREVLLHVEDRFAHVSHEELRPLVLPPQLPSIARPREPQTAKFSRGVTLHSKFTRGSNAGASLSVAAVTGDSAHVGADGNLCSFSVSTEASTEALSASTGFTDAHRWEMPNVADRAFFRRFMEDAQTSADDSTAYSSATAQLARCNPASPSPLDLLLKWEEKYAYLCELERAERQYVRAYERWDQQVILEMMAVHFVALVLKPCMDVLRQEELEQREAIMQEEDRLSFYMYNDFPLALQLQEGKKALKARELQLDRILGLTPATPRFPALPEAPAKATPGTPVAVALASAAAPPQSEGVSKGLRLSSPSSARAASPVAAATPDTGMPSDEARRILRKYVQQRHGALLNVVGTWTTTPQDDDVSMQTMITTYPGARGYDTVHRSSALFLPSISSTQAPIRNAVGIVDYVALLDESTKHREQIVKTEERCRADMNQTCYEELQVVLEWQRRRMHLERLVYWRHQREAAVQKEVEALTNATPVLRLDAKVLRLLEILEGEEEAARQSIRDEESASFEPLWQTNEDLSRAFNNVSLQERCMATLDSEVWTTEAVARRKLVTVEETDVRHHRERLFLEHLISTLTSGMSQRRALWHVSTCPVLYSAVQVLQKAFRRFLRGRLGWRFTHQALGREINYSRNARKITTGRLALQSFKATLSAEKAQLCEEQAQQHLREQYALFANESGLRTAQCAEQECGRKRIARTRVLDVEEVYAPLFMASVALEEEVRLELEVEEELERGVLLATNATLVDVIGQKSDTQREERGRRKAAVRKERASWRQLLSAECDEREEHRIDEEAREAARETSRSAFTEAAEDESRRHHGRAMGMYVACMREALLDLLDREVSDDAARRGIEQEEAVAARHLLDSMATTQCAAYASDLERRHQLVHNRVHQQAICIAETENRASILHREAAAWATTEPELRSLFVGPLHDLMVRCGAVKVISTWYTAVRNGEVGRTVSRQLLREDLAHHHKERQLRSQQIMQRLHTQHVRSQLDTLMMEMHTEQQGAVRQLLDVLVKCDEPRGRAQVESLQEIIFGILERNAKALLAEIRLNFINSEALIWQQELYERKALKQAWHRTFEKLLERKHQGLSKDYFALRIQRAWRGCAARMQHRRNLSTQCTRLVALEVQERAALELEELEEVAAQLYQPWLSFSYVETYVRGPLARAYDELAVAVVDATRVQEWSERVALLWEMRYEDCDSCLCEDEARARRMLETQFHKPFLLQSELKDEERLKRTMLERERTLSLLRILAREEYQRRLSLVSVEGQGRASLHIQLAAATPVDAREL from the coding sequence ATGGCGTCTGCAGAGGACGGAATCAATCGCAACAAGCTTCGGCAAGAAGCTGGCCGCCATGTTCAACACGTCACATGCGGTGTGGCCGAGCGAGAGACACATcgagaggtgctgctgcacgttgAAGATCGCTTTGCCCACGTGTCGCATGAGGAATTGCGTCCtcttgtgctgccgccgcagctgccgtccATTGCGCGCCCACGAGAGCCGCAAACGGCGAAGTTTTCACGTGGAGTCACCCTACATTCGAAGTTCACTCGAGGGAGCAATGCAGGGGCGTCTCTCTCAGTGGCTGCTGTCACCGGAGACTCAGCGCATGTAGGCGCCGACGGCAACCTCTGCAGCTTCTCGGTTTCCACGGAGGCCTCCACCGAGGCGCTGTCCGCGTCAACTGGCTTCACGGACGCCCATAGGTGGGAGATGCCAAATGTGGCGGACCGTGCCTTCTTCCGGCGCTTCATGGAGGACGCGCAGACGAGCGCAGACGACTCAACAGCCTACTCGAGCGCGACAGCACAGTTGGCGCGCTGCAACCCAGCTTCCCCATCGCCGCTGGACCTGCTGCTTAAATGGGAGGAGAAGTACGCCTACTTGTGCGAGCTCGAGAGGGCGGAGCGGCAATACGTACGCGCGTACGAGAGGTGGGACCAACAGGTCATATTAGAGATGATGGCTGTGCACTTTGTAGCGCTTGTCTTGAAGCCGTGCATGGACGTTCTGCGTCAAGAGGAGTTGGAGCAGCGGGAGGCCATCATGCAGGAGGAGGATCGGCTCAGCTTCTACATGTACAATGACTTCCcgttggcgctgcagctgcaggagggcaAGAAGGCCCTGAAGGCCCGCGAGCTGCAACTGGACAGAATTTTGGGATTGACTCCAGCAACACCGCGGTTCCCGGCGCTACCAGAGGCACCCGCGAAAGCGACTCCCGGAACTCCTGTGGCCGTGGCActggcgtcagcagcggcgccacctcAGTCGGAGGGGGTGAGCAAAGGCTTGCGGCTGTCTTCCCCCTCCAgtgcgcgtgcagcttccccggtggcagcggcaacacctGATACCGGCATGCCcagcgacgaggcgcgcCGCATTCTTCGGAAgtatgtgcagcagcgccacggtgCCTTGCTGAACGTTGTCGGCACATGGACTACGACGCCGCAGGATGACGACGTCTCGATGCAAACTATGATCACAACCTATCCTGGGGCCCGCGGATACGACACCGTGCACCGGTCATCAGCGCTGTTCTTGCCGTCCATCTCCAGCACGCAAGCACCAATCCGCAACGCCGTCGGCATCGTTGACTACGTCGCCCTTCTCGACGAGAGCACGAAGCACCGTGAGCAGATTGTCAAGACGGAggagcgctgccgcgctgaTATGAACCAGACTTGCTACGAGGAGCTTCAGGTGGTGCtggagtggcagcggcgccgcatgCACCTCGAACGACTTGTATACTGGCGGCACCAGCGTGAAGCCGCCGTGCAGAAGGAAGTCGAGGCGCTCACTAACGCCACTCCCGTGCTGCGGCTGGATGCGAAGGTGCTGCGGTTGCTGGAGATTCtcgagggggaggaggaagcagcgCGACAGTCCATTCGAGACGAGGAGAGCGCATCCTTCGAGCCTCTATGGCAGACAAATGAGGACCTGAGCCGTGCCTTCAATAATGTCAGCTTGCAAGAGCGTTGCATGGCCACCCTCGACTCGGAGGTGTGGacgacggaggcggtggctcGGCGGAAGCTCGTCACTGTGGAAGAGACGGAtgtgcgccaccaccgggAGCGTTTGTTCCTTGAGCATCTTATCTCGACTCTCACTAGCGGCATGTCGCAACGACGTGCCCTGTGGCATGTGAGTACGTGCCCCGTGCTGTACTCGGCGGTGCAGGTCTTACAGAAGGCGTTCCGTCGCTTCCTGCGCGGACGTCTTGGGTGGCGGTTTACGCATCAAGCGCTCGGGCGCGAGATCAACTACTCCCGTAATGCGAGGAAGATCACCACCGGCAGACTTGCTCTCCAGTCCTTCAAGGCCACCTTGTcggcggagaaggcgcagctgtgcgaggaacaagcgcagcagcacctccgtgAGCAGTACGCGCTTTTTGCCAATGAGTCGGGGCTTCGCACCGCTCAGTGCGCTGAGCAGGAGTGTGGTCGCAAGCGCATCGCTCGAACCCGTGTGCTGGATGTTGAGGAGGTGTACGCGCCACTGTTTATGGCGAGCGTGgcgctcgaggaggaggtgcggttggagctggaggtggaagaggagctcGAGCGAGGCGTTCTGCTTGCCACCAACGCAACGCTGGTTGATGTGATTGGGCAGAAGTCCGACACGCAGCgggaggaaaggggtagGCGCAAGGCTGCAGTGCGTAAAGAGCGGGCGTCATGGCGTCAGCTGCTCAGCGCCGAGTGTGATGAGCGCGAGGAGCACCGcatcgacgaggaggcgcgcgaGGCAGCACGTGAGACCTCTCGGTCCGCCTTCaccgaggcggcggaggacgAAAGCCGCCGTCATCATGGGCGTGCTATGGGGATGTACGTCGCTTGCATGCGTGAGGCCCTTCTTGATCTGCTCGACCGCGAGGTCAGCGATGACGCAGCGCGGCGTGGCATTGAacaggaagaggcggtggcggctcgCCACCTGCTAGACAGCATGGCCACCACTCAGTGTGCTGCGTACGCGTCTGACCttgagcgccgccaccaacTCGTGCACAACAGGGTGCATCAGCAGGCGATCTGCATCGCGGAAACAGAAAACCGCGCCAGCATACTGCACAGGGAGGCCGCAGCGTGGGCCACCACGGAGCCGGAGCTGCGCAGTCTCTTCGTAGGCCCGCTGCATGACCTGATGGTGCGTTGCGGCGCTGTGAAGGTGATTAGTACGTGGTACACTGCCGTGCGCAACGGCGAGGTTGGACGGACGGTGTCGCGGCAACTGCTTCGCGAGGACCTCGCCCACCATCACAAGGAGCGTCAGTTGCGCTCGCAGCAGATCATGCAGCGGCTTCACACGCAACATGTGCGTAGCCAACTTGACACGCTGATGATGGAGATGCAcacggagcagcagggggcagtgcggcagctgctggacgTTCTTGTGAAGTGTGACGAGCCGCGTGGGCGCGCGCAGGTCGAGTCACTGCAGGAGATTATCTTTGGAATTCTTGAGCGCAACGCAAAGGCTCTTCTGGCTGAGATTCGCCTTAACTTTATCAACTCCGAGGCGCTAATCTGGCAGCAGGAGTTGTACGAGCGAAAGGCGTTAAAGCAGGCGTGGCACCGCACGTTTGAGAAGCTGCTAGAGCGGAAGCACCAGGGGCTGAGCAAGGACTACTTCGCGCTTCGAATTCAGCGCGCATGGAGAGGGTGCGCAGCACGAATGCAACACAGGCGCAACTTGTCGACACAGTGCACGCGGCTGGTGGCGCTCGAGGTGCAGGAGCGTGCGGCACTGGAGCttgaggagctggaggaggtggcggcgcagctgtacCAGCCATGGCTATCCTTCTCGTACGTTGAGACGTACGTGCGAGGACCATTGGCGCGAGCATATGATGAGCTCGCAGTCGCCGTAGTGGACGCGACACGGGTCCAAGAGTGGAGCGAGCGAGTTGCGCTGTTGTGGGAGATGCGCTACGAAGACTGCGACTCGTGTCTCTGTGAGGATGAAGCCCGTGCACGGCGTATGCTGGAGACACAGTTCCACAAGCCATTTCTGCTTCAGTCGGAGCTCAAGGACGAGGAGCGGCTCAAGCGCACGATGCTGGAGCGGGAGCGCACACTCTCCCTGCTGCGCATTCTTGCGCGCGAGGAGTATCAACGACGTCTGTCACTGGTGTCAGTCGAGGGCCAGGGGAGGGCGTCACTGCATATACaactcgccgctgccacgccagTCGACGCGCGGGAGTTGTAG
- a CDS encoding hypothetical protein (TriTrypDB/GeneDB-style sysID: LpmP.29.0290) has translation MAGTRDRARLHSDGGFDGRVLLSEQTKLLLESTPADINFIHFLKLRLSAQQRATAQRNYWQRVQREGTDSMSANMACSQSQGGIRAPAGSISTASVGRRNWRTAGSVEDASVITYDAEPTATTLSALSKADALMWAAPHGSALPWTAHSPTFEDMPAAVSVRRGAPAPEVTELVVVSAADPSEDGENSQRRISCPLPEEDVYAVAPFVTTYNSAAAVAVIDERPAMACGKPQVPVDVDEMKDVPLEPCPHCGRTFALGRLQRHVTTCERHKDAILKVRSDEKSRGVLSVIKKQDRTAGGGGAVASTTKAAGAAPGGPKRRSSEAAPKPEKWRKQSAQLRNAMAGGSVVADDDRVPCPSCGRRFSDDVMERHIPICKSRSSRVA, from the coding sequence ATGGCCGGGACACGAGATCGTGCACGCCTGCACTCTGACGGCGGTTTTGATGGCCGCGTGCTGTTGTCGGAGCAGACGAAACTGCTGCTGGAGTCCACGCCTGCAGATATCAACTTCATCCACTTCCTTAAGCTTCGGCTgagtgcgcagcagcgagcgactgcgcagcgcaactactggcagcgcgtgcagcggGAGGGGACGGACAGCATGAGCGCGAATATGGCTTGTAGTCAGTCGCAAGGCGGCATTCGTGCCCCCGCAGGGTCGATATCGACGGCCTCCGTCGGCAGACGCAACTGGcgcaccgccggcagcgtAGAGGACGCATCTGTCATCACCTACGATGCGGAGCCCACGGCCACGACGCTCAGCGCCTTGTCAAAGGCAGATGCGCTCATGTGGGCGGCACCTCACGGGTCCGCGCTGCCTTGGACTGCGCATTCACCCACCTTTGAGGACATGCCAGCCGCGGTATCGGTACGCCGtggcgcaccggcgccggAGGTGACAGAGCTCGTTGTCGTGTCGGCGGCTGATCCTAGTGAAGACGGGGAAAACAGCCAAAGGCGCATCTCTTGCCCGCTACCGGAGGAGGACGTgtacgcggtggcgccgttTGTCACGACTTACAACAgcgcggctgcagtggccgTCATCGATGAGCGTCCAGCGATGGCCTGCGGCAAGCCGCAGGTGCCTGTGGACGTGGACGAGATGAAGGATGTGCCGCTGGAGCCGTGTCCGCACTGTGGTCGCACGTTTGCTTTGGGTCGACTCCAGCGGCACGTGACCACCTGCGAACGGCACAAAGACGCGATACTTAAGGTGAGGAGCGAtgagaagagcagaggggTGCTCAGCGTTATCAAGAAGCAGGATCgcactgctggtggtggcggtgctgtggcTTCCACAACCAAagccgctggagctgcacCTGGTGGGCCGAAGCGGAGGTCGTCTGAAGCAGCCCCCAAGCCGGAGAAGTGGCGGAAACAAAGCGCGCAGTTGCGCAACGCCATGGCTGGTGGATCCGTCGTGGCGGACGATGATCGGGTGCCGTGCCCATCATGTGGGCGGCGCTTCTCGGATGATGTCATGGAACGGCACATTCCGATTTGCAAGTCGAGGAGTAGTCGGGTGGCGTAG
- a CDS encoding UBX domain-containing protein (TriTrypDB/GeneDB-style sysID: LpmP.29.0330) → MSDMDVVANFVVMTGATEDQAIHYLSTYDFNLEDAVVAFQVDNSHTSPRHAQEDSPHHSSIDTGSPLSAPSPASHQVEGFTFPRAPQRPPTPPLQRALASSTAEAIQRLFARPDYVVGSDRVAFDAECEKAALRHCWVVVSVVDNSFPCECFTRDIWASDAMRSLTSGSLFCYEINVTHTRGMALAEKYNVDSGHLPRMFMVDPVTQFKVQELPLISSEVWQFDSAMVVDAIMLFITNHDPPHDPFASPDDQPQNDAGSDGGGNAGSTSAGANITSPVVIDVNKEDSEAEMASPSTISGTTTVPVAAAASTVEVPEAAQVTAPSPVTLDEYTVPEGTTVDAVNVFRLRYRLPHSSSTLQLRPDTPVARLIDYLAYLLYTEDTTRYSVPPSISIFSGFPPKNMTAGEMQGVTLSTWTGVRSGDVLMVRVNA, encoded by the coding sequence ATGAGCGACATGGATGTGGTGGCTAATTTCGTGGTCATGACGGGGGCTACAGAGGATCAAGCCATCCACTACCTTTCCACCTACGACTTCAACTTGGAGGATGCTGTCGTGGCGTTTCAGGTAGATAATTCTCATACCTCGCCGCGACACGCACAAGAGGACTCTCCACACCACTCCAGCATCGACACGGGGTCACCCCTGAGTGCGCCATCGCCGGCGTCACATCAAGTGGAGGGCTTTACGTTCCCCCGGGCCCCTCAGCGTCCACCaacgccaccactgcagcgagCACTTGCTTCCTCGACGGCCGAAGCGATACAGCGCCTCTTCGCCCGCCCCGACTACGTAGTGGGTAGTGACAGAGTCGCCTTCGACGCGGAGTGCGAGAAGGCCGCGTTGCGCCACTGCTGGGTTGTTGTGTCTGTCGTGGACAACTCGTTCCCCTGCGAGTGCTTTACGCGTGACATCTGGGCCAGTGACGCCATGCGCTCCctcaccagcggcagcttgTTTTGTTATGAAATTAACGTCACGCACACCCGCGGCATGGCCCTGGCGGAGAAGTATAACGTCGACAGCGGACACCTGCCCCGCATGTTCATGGTCGATCCGGTGACTCAGTTCAAGGTGCAAGAGCTGCCGCTCATCTCCTCTGAGGTGTGGCAGTTCGACAGCGCCATGGTGGTGGACGCCATCATGCTCTTCATTACTAACCACGACCCCCCGCACGATCCGTTTGCCAGCCCGGATGATCAGCCGCAAAATGACGCCGGAagtgacggtggtggtaaCGCGGGCTCGACATCCGCGGGTGCAAACATAACGTCGCCGGTCGTGATAGACGTGAACAAGGAAGACAGCGAGGCCGAGATGGCGTCGCCTTCGACGATTTCGGGAACCACCACCGTCCcagtcgcagccgccgcaaGTACGGTGGAGGTTCCCGAGGCAGCCCAAGTCACCGCACCCTCCCCGGTGACGCTGGACGAGTACACAGTTCCGGAGGGCACCACTGTCGATGCAGTCAACGTCTTTCGGCTGCGCTACCGACTGCCGCATTCGTCTTCcactctgcagctgcgccctGACACACCGGTAGCGAGGCTCATCGACTACTTGGCGTATCTCTTGTACACGGAGGACACCACGCGCTACTCGGTCCCGCCGAGCATTAGCATTTTTAGTGGGTTTCCTCCGAAGAACATGACTGCCGGGGAGATGCAGGGCGTCACGCTGAGCACGTGGACTGGCGTGCGAAGCGGCGATGTCTTGATGGTCCGTGTGAATGCGTGA
- a CDS encoding hypothetical protein (TriTrypDB/GeneDB-style sysID: LpmP.29.0310) yields the protein MPLYSDADVSGLRRILEALSRQPGAIHLSELAELKAWATAAGASFPAAAVPTAPVEAATPEQDDKSDSDEEHWTLVDEDPEEIPAKYSEPSDADVDAAVSAKGEAVELHADGKLAEAITKMSEALTHNPSNAMYWGIRALYHLEFNKPRAALHDANKTLELNAQNVRALRVRGTVNRHLGHWEDSLKDLSAAQAIDYDEKTNETLKFVQFRAMQRHKRELARQHAEEAAVARRQEELRRQRQREAAEEAAATAEAQAASSGMPGGMPGGFPGGMPGGFPGGMPGGMPPGMESVLQDPDIIAAMQDPEVAPKLTQMMQNPMAAMSMMNDPKVGPVMQKIMAKMMGGGGMPGGMGGMGGFPGASGMPPRGGAASGGTSRSTTKDDLD from the coding sequence ATGCCTCTCTACAGTGATGCTGATGTGTCGGGGCTGAGGCGCATTCTGGAAGCGCTGAGCCGTCAGCCTGGCGCCATTCATCTTTCTGAGCTTGCGGAACTCAAGGCGTGGGCGACAGCAGCCGGGGCCTCTtttcctgcagctgccgtccCTACGGCCCCGGTTGAGGCGGCCACACCCGAGCAAGATGACAAGAGTGACTCCGATGAGGAGCATTGGACGCTGGTTGATGAGGATCCGGAGGAGATCCCTGCGAAGTACAGCGAGCCGTCGGATGCAGACGTCGATGCTGCCGTCTCCGCAAAGGGTGAGGCAGTGGAGCTGCACGCCGACGGCaagctggcggaggcgatcACTAAAATGAGCGAGGCGCTGACGCACAACCCCAGCAACGCCATGTACTGGGGGATACGCGCACTGTACCACCTCGAATTTAACAAGCCACGCGCAGCCCTGCACGATGCCAACAAGACCCTCGAGCTCAACGCGCAAAACGTGCGCGCgttgcgtgtgcgcggcaCCGTAAACCGCCACCTCGGTCACTGGGAGGACTCTCTGAAGGATCTCAGCGCTGCTCAAGCGATCGACTACGATGAAAAGACCAACGAAACGCTCAAGTTTGTCCAGTTCCGTGCCATGCAGCGCCACAAGCGGGAGCTGGCACGGCAGCACGCTGAGGAAGCTGCGGTTGCGAGGCGgcaagaggagctgcgccgtcagcgccagagggaggcggccgaggaggctgcagcgactgcagaaGCGCAGGCGGCATCGAGTGGTATGCCCGGTGGCATGCCCGGAGGGTTCCCTGGTGGCATGCCTGGCGGGTTCCCTGGTGGCATGCCTGGCGGGATGCCGCCTGGTATGGAGTCCGTCCTTCAGGATCCCGATATCATCGCTGCCATGCAGGACCCCGAGGTGGCGCCGAAACTGACTCAGATGATGCAGAACCCCATGGCCGCGATGAGCATGATGAATGACCCCAAGGTGGGTCCTGTCATGCAGAAGATCATGGCGAAGATgatgggtggcggtggtatgCCAGGTGGCATGGGTGGTATGGGTGGCTTTCCGGGCGCTAGCGGCATGCCTCCtcgcggtggtgctgcttctGGCGGCACGTCTCGTTCGACTACGAAAGACGATCTCGACTGA